TGCTCGTCGCACGGATGTTTGCGTTATCGCTCTCCTCGACCGATCTCCGAGAGGAGGACGTTCTCCACGATGATGCCGCGTGGGAGGAAGATGCGCGAGAGCTCATCGCGCATGTCGAGCTCCACGGCATCGCGCTTCGTCGAAAGGATATCTTGCATCGTGTAGCGCGACGCGATCATCCGGAAGCGGCTCCGGATCGTCGGACGGATGATCTTCTCGACGAAATCCTCACCGATCGCCTGCCAGATGGTGGGAATCTGCTCCTGATCCAACCGGAGGAGCACCGTCCCCTCGATGGAGATCGTATCACCGTCGGTCGTTATCGCCTTCACCGACTGGTCGCCGAGCGCGGCGGATCGTTCAAGTGAGAACCCGTGCTGGATGGTGTACTCGAGCGTCTGCGTGTTGAAGAGCTTCGCGCGCTGCCAGAATGGAATCTTGAAGTGGAGCCCGGGCGTCAGGACCTTCTTGAGCACGCCACGACCGAGGTCGTAGACGCATGCGACGTACCCGGGTGGAACGTTCACAAAAAAACCCTTGAGGACGTCCTCCACGACGAACGTGTACATGAGCTTGTCAATGTGGTCGGCCATATTACGCATCCGCGGTCATACCCTGACGCAATCCAAAGATGACTGCGCTAAAGGCCATCGTCGTGAGGATGAAGAGCGACTTCACCATGGGGAGGTACGCGAGGAGTACCGCTGCGGCGATCGGGAAGAAGTAGCGGTAGAACACATCACGCCGCTCGAGCGCGTGTCGGCGCGGCGCCTGCGTGATCGCGATCTCTAGGAAGAGCATAGCACCAACACCCACCGCCCACCAGGTGTTGCGAAGCGCGACGTCAAACCCGAGGAACATCGTGTTGATGATATCCGGTCGCCGGACACCGTCATAGAGGTCTACGAGCTTCGCGGGATCAATGCCGCCGAGGAAGACCTGGTAGAGGACGAGGAGGACGAGCACCTGGACACCGAGCACGACGATCTTCGCCCACGGATTGATCTTGTGCTGCCGGAGGAGTTTCCGCGCCTCCACGCGCTGCTTGATCGGATCGTTCTTGAACTGACGCTTAATCTCCTCGATGGCGCGCGAGAGCGTTTCGAGCTTCCCGCGCTTGTGCTCCGCGAGCACGCTGAACGGCAGGAGCGCGAGGCGCATGATGACCGTGAG
This genomic interval from bacterium contains the following:
- a CDS encoding prohibitin family protein yields the protein MADHIDKLMYTFVVEDVLKGFFVNVPPGYVACVYDLGRGVLKKVLTPGLHFKIPFWQRAKLFNTQTLEYTIQHGFSLERSAALGDQSVKAITTDGDTISIEGTVLLRLDQEQIPTIWQAIGEDFVEKIIRPTIRSRFRMIASRYTMQDILSTKRDAVELDMRDELSRIFLPRGIIVENVLLSEIGRGER
- a CDS encoding YidC/Oxa1 family membrane protein insertase, whose product is MLATLWHDALYQPLLNALFFLYDRAAGENLAIAVIELTVIMRLALLPFSVLAEHKRGKLETLSRAIEEIKRQFKNDPIKQRVEARKLLRQHKINPWAKIVVLGVQVLVLLVLYQVFLGGIDPAKLVDLYDGVRRPDIINTMFLGFDVALRNTWWAVGVGAMLFLEIAITQAPRRHALERRDVFYRYFFPIAAAVLLAYLPMVKSLFILTTMAFSAVIFGLRQGMTADA